Sequence from the Verrucomicrobiota bacterium genome:
TTTTTCGCCAGACTTCGTTGCTTGCTCCTTACAGATCCACTTCGGGATATGCTCGTCGCTCGCGCCTCGTCTGGCCGAAAAATCCCTTGCCGCGAACGTGAGCGTATTTATGAAATGGACCACTTAGGGACGGGCGTTTTCTTTCGCGAGGTCGATTTGCTCAAGGAGCGGGAGATCGCTGGGTGGATCCACGGAGTCGGAAAGCGATTCAAACGGATCGACGTGCTGGTGAACAACGCGGCGCGCGACCCTCGTATTCCGTTGGCGAAGTGTTCCGCCGCGGACTGGGACCGTCTCTTCGCGGCCAACCTCAGAGCTTGCTTCCTCACCACGCGGGAAGCGGTGAAGTGGATGCCGCGGACCGGCGGAGCGATTGTGAATTTCGCCTCCATCACCTTCCATCGCGGTCCTGAGAATCTGACCGCCTACGTCGCGACCAAGGGCGGCGTGATCGCCTTCACCCGTTCGCTGGCCCGTGAATTGGGCCCACGACGAATTCGGGTGAACACGATCTCTCCGGGATGGATCATGACCGCGCGGCAACTGCGGGATTACGTGACGCCGTCTGCCAAGAAACTGATCAAACGGTCTCAGTGCATTCCAGAGCTCATTCAACCGGAAGAGATCGCGCGCGTGGTTCTTTTCCTGGCCAGCCACGCCAGCAGCGCGATCACCGGACAGGAAATTCTCGCAGACCGGGGATGGGCCTATTCCTGAGGGTCTGAAGACTCGCCAGAGCGCGCATGGTCCGATTAATCTCCGGGCGCAACACATGAACACCTCGCCGACCAAACCGCGCCAGTTCGCCAGTGACAATAACGCCGGCATTTGCCCCGAAGCCTGGGCCGCTCTCGCCGAAGCCAATCAAGGCCACGCCGTCGGCTACGGCGACGATCCCTGGACCGCGCGAGCCGCGGACATGATCCGCGTAGTGTTCGAAACGGATTGCGAGGTGTTCTTCGTCTTCAACGGCACCGCCGCCAATTCCCTCGCCCTGGCATCCCTCTGCCAGTCTTACCACAGCATCCTCAGCCACGAGATCGCCCACGTCGAAACCGACGAATGCGGCGCGCCGGAATTTTTCTCCAATGGCACGAAGGTGCTGCTCCTGCCGGGTGAAAACGGCAAGATCGATCCTGCCGGGATCGAACGCATGGTCCGGCGCCGCACGGACATTCATTATCCGAAACCGCGCGCGGTCAGCCTCACGCAAGCCACCGAGGTCGGCACCGTGTATTCGGTCGAAGAAGTGAAGGCGATCGGGCTGATGGCCAAGGCGCTGGGATTGAAGGTGCACATGGACGGCGCACGCTTCGCGAACGCCGTCGTGTCCCTCGGCGTGAAGCCGGCCGAGATTACGTGGCGGGCCGGCATCGACGTGCTCTGTTTCGGTGGGACAAAAAACGGGACGCACGTGGGCGACGCCGTTGTGTTTTTCAATCGCGACCTGGCGCACGAGTTCGACTATCGCTGCAAGCAAGCGGGCCAGTTGGCGTCGAAGATGCGTTTCCTGGCCGCGCCGTGGGTCGGAATGCTGCAGAACAACGTCTGGCTTCGGCACGCGGAGCAGGCCAATCGCATGGCGCAGCTTCTCCATGAAAAACTGCAAGACGTCCGCGGCGTGAAAATCCTTTTTCCCCGGCAAGCCAATGCCGTCTTTGCGGAATTGCCCGAACCCGCCATCAAAGGACTGCGCGACCTGGGCTGGAGATTTTACACGTTCATTGGCCGCGGAGGCTGCCGCTTGATGTGTTCCTGGGACACGACCGAGGAGGACGTGACGGGATTCGCCGCGGATTTGAAGTCGCTGCTGAAGTAGCTACATCAACTTCAGCTTCGGCAAATCTTGCGAGTCCACGATCCCGACCGGTTCCTTCTTCGCATTCACAACGATCAGATCGTCGATATTGCGCTGATCGAAAAGTTTCACGGCTTCGAGCGCGAGCGCATCCTGATCGATGGCGACAGGGTTTCGGGTCATCACTTTGGACAACGGCAAAGAAAGCACTTCTTCCTCCGAAGCCATGTGGCGCCGGAGGTCGCCATCGGTGAATACGCCGGCCAGTTTGCCTTTGGCATTGACGACGCTGACCGTGCCGGACTTGGCCCGGGTCATGACGAGCAACGCCTGCTTCACCGAGATCGTTTGCGGGGCCACTGGATTGCGCGGTCCGGTCCGCATGATGTCGCGCACGCGCAGCAGCATCGCTCGCCCGATGGCGCCGGAAGGATGGAACTTCGCGAAATCGTTTTTCCGGAAGCCGCGCGCCTCCAGAATGGCCATGGCCAGCGCGTCGCCCATCACCAGCATCGCCGTCGTGCTCGCTGTCGGCGCCAAGTTGAAGGGGCAGGCTTCTTTGGGCACGCGGACGTTGATGACCACATCGCTGTAGCGGGCGAGCGTGGATCGCGTTCCGGCGGTGAGGGCAAGGATTTTGACGTCAAACCGCTTGAGCGCCGGGAGCAGCCCGACCAATTCGTCCGTCTCGCCGGAATAACTCAAGGCCAGGATCGTGTCGCCGTCGTTGATAATGCCGAGGTCGCCGTGCAGCGCGTCCACGCTGTTGAGCACGACGCTCGGCGAACCGGTGCTGGTCAAGGTGGCCGAGATTTTCTGGCCGATGTTCCCGGATTTGCCGATGCCGACGACGACAATTTTGCCGCGCTGCCGCAGGGCCTCGATCGCGATTTCAACCGCCTGGTCGAACGCGGCATCGAGATGCCGGCGGACGGCCCTGAGCGCGGCCAGTTCGATGTCGAAAACGGTACGAGCGCGGGCGAGATGGCTCATTCAAGTTCCGAGAGCGACTTTGAGAATGGAGGATTTCCAGATCACTAATTGACACCCATGCCCACTGATTACTGATCACTGATTACTGATTACTGATTACCCTGTCTCCGCTTC
This genomic interval carries:
- a CDS encoding low specificity L-threonine aldolase, producing MNTSPTKPRQFASDNNAGICPEAWAALAEANQGHAVGYGDDPWTARAADMIRVVFETDCEVFFVFNGTAANSLALASLCQSYHSILSHEIAHVETDECGAPEFFSNGTKVLLLPGENGKIDPAGIERMVRRRTDIHYPKPRAVSLTQATEVGTVYSVEEVKAIGLMAKALGLKVHMDGARFANAVVSLGVKPAEITWRAGIDVLCFGGTKNGTHVGDAVVFFNRDLAHEFDYRCKQAGQLASKMRFLAAPWVGMLQNNVWLRHAEQANRMAQLLHEKLQDVRGVKILFPRQANAVFAELPEPAIKGLRDLGWRFYTFIGRGGCRLMCSWDTTEEDVTGFAADLKSLLK
- a CDS encoding SDR family oxidoreductase; the encoded protein is FFARLRCLLLTDPLRDMLVARASSGRKIPCRERERIYEMDHLGTGVFFREVDLLKEREIAGWIHGVGKRFKRIDVLVNNAARDPRIPLAKCSAADWDRLFAANLRACFLTTREAVKWMPRTGGAIVNFASITFHRGPENLTAYVATKGGVIAFTRSLARELGPRRIRVNTISPGWIMTARQLRDYVTPSAKKLIKRSQCIPELIQPEEIARVVLFLASHASSAITGQEILADRGWAYS
- a CDS encoding KpsF/GutQ family sugar-phosphate isomerase, whose protein sequence is MSHLARARTVFDIELAALRAVRRHLDAAFDQAVEIAIEALRQRGKIVVVGIGKSGNIGQKISATLTSTGSPSVVLNSVDALHGDLGIINDGDTILALSYSGETDELVGLLPALKRFDVKILALTAGTRSTLARYSDVVINVRVPKEACPFNLAPTASTTAMLVMGDALAMAILEARGFRKNDFAKFHPSGAIGRAMLLRVRDIMRTGPRNPVAPQTISVKQALLVMTRAKSGTVSVVNAKGKLAGVFTDGDLRRHMASEEEVLSLPLSKVMTRNPVAIDQDALALEAVKLFDQRNIDDLIVVNAKKEPVGIVDSQDLPKLKLM